In Streptomyces sp. SID8374, one genomic interval encodes:
- a CDS encoding segregation/condensation protein A — MPPPHDPAAPRRRALGRGPGAAAPPVEPVETPAGAVDAPAEAEEAAPEPVEAPEAVPVQEAPESAPEAAQAGPEPVREPEAPPGPEVAETDPEPAEAPEASDDKRFTVRLVNFEGPFDLLLQLISRHKLDVTEVALSKVTDEFMAYIRAMGPDWDLDQTTEFLVVAATLLDLKAARLLPAAEVEDEADLALLEARDLLFARLLQYRAYKQIADIFSGRLESEARRHPRTVGLEDHHAELLPEVVISIGPEGFAKLAVKAMQPKPKPQVYVDHIHAPLVSVREQAGIVVERLREAGAAMSFRVLTEDAPDTLTVVARFLALLELYREKAVTLDQDEALGDLMVAWCGGADAEPVVTDEFDQELNGAGEQEEDVRE, encoded by the coding sequence ATGCCCCCGCCCCACGACCCCGCCGCCCCGCGCCGCCGTGCCCTGGGCCGGGGACCGGGGGCGGCGGCGCCGCCCGTGGAGCCCGTGGAGACGCCTGCGGGGGCCGTGGATGCCCCTGCGGAGGCGGAGGAGGCGGCTCCGGAGCCCGTGGAGGCGCCGGAAGCCGTTCCCGTACAGGAAGCGCCGGAAAGCGCGCCGGAGGCCGCACAAGCCGGGCCTGAGCCCGTACGGGAGCCGGAGGCCCCGCCCGGGCCCGAGGTCGCAGAAACGGATCCGGAGCCCGCAGAAGCTCCGGAAGCATCCGACGACAAGCGCTTCACCGTCCGGCTGGTGAACTTCGAGGGCCCCTTCGACCTGCTCCTCCAGCTGATCTCGCGGCACAAGCTGGACGTGACCGAGGTCGCGCTCTCGAAGGTCACCGACGAGTTCATGGCGTACATCCGCGCCATGGGCCCGGACTGGGACCTCGACCAGACCACCGAGTTCCTCGTGGTCGCCGCCACCCTGCTGGACCTCAAGGCCGCCCGGCTGCTGCCCGCCGCCGAGGTGGAGGACGAGGCGGACCTGGCGCTCCTGGAGGCGCGGGACCTGCTCTTCGCGCGGCTGCTCCAGTACCGCGCGTACAAGCAGATCGCGGACATCTTCAGCGGCCGCCTGGAGTCCGAGGCCCGCCGCCACCCCCGTACCGTCGGCCTGGAGGACCACCACGCGGAGCTGCTGCCCGAGGTGGTCATCAGCATCGGGCCCGAGGGGTTCGCCAAGCTCGCGGTCAAGGCGATGCAGCCGAAGCCGAAGCCCCAGGTGTACGTCGACCACATCCACGCCCCGCTGGTCAGCGTGCGGGAGCAGGCGGGCATCGTGGTGGAGCGGCTGCGCGAGGCCGGGGCGGCGATGAGCTTCCGGGTGCTCACCGAGGACGCCCCGGACACCCTCACCGTGGTCGCCCGCTTCCTGGCCCTGCTGGAGCTGTACCGGGAGAAGGCCGTCACCCTGGACCAGGACGAGGCGCTCGGCGACCTGATGGTGGCCTGGTGCGGCGGGGCGGACGCGGAGCCGGTGGTGACGGACGAGTTCGACCAGGAGCTGAACGGGGCGGGCGAGCAGGAGGAGGACGTACGGGAATGA